TTACCACCGCCAAAATCACATGCTGAATGTGCAGCCATATCCTGTACGAATTTAGGTTGGAATAAGAGGACACAAAAAATATCAACCTCTGGGTGATTAACAGATAGGCTAcagtaaataaatcaattaatcaTCAAGGAGGACTGAGGTACTATAGTTTTCACAACAGATTCTTAGTCTCTGGACCTGGAAATAACAATAGGCCTGCTGTGACCAAGGATGTTTCAGATTTATTAAAGGTATTCTAGTCCTTGTACCTTCCAAAAAAACTGAAGCTAGAAGAGTTCCTTTTTCAAAGTATAAGGAATACCGAATATAATTATATACCCTCCAAAATAGTCCAGTTATCCAAGAGGGTTTACAAGTTCAAACACAAAATTTTGGCTTATTGTTTATATGAGCTGAGGATCATACTTTATCAAAGCGAAGATGTAACACAACAAACTTTCCAGATCCCTCTTTTTCAGCATCACCTCTTCTCTCCTTCAGGAACTCAGTCCCTGAGGCAGCAGAAGGATCCCGGAGGCGATTAACAAGCGTATCTCCCAATGACTTTATATGAGGAACAAACGCTAAAGCTTCAAAATTCACTTTACACCGTAGGCGTTGGATGTTTGTAGGCAATTTGTCAAAAGCCAAGCGGTGAGAAAAAGGGGCAATAGCAACAATGCCATAACTGCAACAATAAAAACACTACTTGAATGGAAAGTCAATGTCATACATTTCGATCAAACATTTGTACACCAACAGTAAcacattaataaatatttttacccCAAATAGTACACCATCAAGCAGATGTTACATGCAAATTTTGGCTGAAAATGTAACAAAATCATCAGAAAAGAGCAAAGGTAATGCTCAGATCAAATCAACAGCCAAACCAGGTATTTGGGTATTGTGATAAAATATGACATTAATAGTGGAGTAAAGCTCATAAAACTATATGATGTAATGACACAATTTAATAGGCCCCTCAGAACCTAACTGTTCCTACAAGTAAACTTTCTGCAAAGGTTGCATATAGTTAACCTTCCACTGCCCATAATGTAGGAAAACTTGTGCATTGCAACAGTGGTTGCCCAATAAGTAATTTAAAGGGaaggaaaatgaaaaataaatttacaagaAAATGCCAAAGAGAGAACCATGCAGTATGAACAACGTGTATATGAGGACAtctaaaaggaaaaagaagtatGGAATgtttatgcatatatatatccGAGAGAAAAAACCAAACAAAACCCGTGCAAGGAACTACTCTTAACTAAGAAACTCCAACAACATATTGTGTTCCTCAACAAAACAATGATCAGACGATTTACCAACCTCTGCAGTACGGGCAAAACATTTTCCAGATACCAGTGAGCTGAAGCATGGACAGGTGCGGTCTTGATTCTAGTAGCTCTTATACCTGTCGCATAATACTCACGTGTGCTCCAAGAGTACTCACTGGGGGGCTCTTTAACAATAGAAATTTCTTCGCGTAGGACATCAATAAAATGATCGACATCAAATATATCCACGAATGAACTGAAGAAACAACATGATTACTGCTTTAAGGTCTCAAATTTAGACAGGAATCCGTAATGTTACAACGGTTTCAACTTTCAAAGACAACTCAAACAATGAATTACCTTGAATCTTGCCAGACTGGATTTACTTCAAGGTGTGGGATTACAAGAGTTGCATTTAGTATTTTAGCAACAGCAACAGCATCGCATATCTTGGAACAACGAAAGGGAAGaggtaaaagaaaattttttaaaacaatcaGTCAAcacaaagcaaaaaaaaaaataataaaaattaggaCAACGATTCGCACACATTGACTATAAAAATGTTTCTTGGTAAATTAGGTACTTACTCCCATTCTTTGTTGGTTTAATCCTCCATCAAGAAATACTTGAATATACCCATCAGATTTTTTAGGTAACGCTTCAAAATGTAATTTAAGTTTGTTAGAAATTGTACCTTATCAATTGCCAATCATATTACATAATCGTCCTATGTAACTGACCACAATATCACGCAAAAATCAGATAATCACCATTTAAACACTTACAAGGCAGAGTTGAGTGGTCAGTGCAAGGTCTCCATCCTTGGTGAGGCAAAGGGGACCAAAGCTCAGACTGTTGTCTACTGAGCTAAAAAGTAAACCCAAATACTTTCATTAATTAAAGAAGGTAGAGAAAATAATCCGCAAAATTTTCAGATCAAAAGCCTCCTTACAATATGGCGATTTAAAGCAGCTTTTAGAAGTGGCAAATGTCTAGGTTTTGGAGCAATCCATTCCTGCAATGCAGTATACCTTTAAgaaaacagagagagagagagagagagagagagagagagagagagagagaatccaTTTGGATAGGAGGGCGTACGGAGAAGAGAGAAGGCGAGGCTCGGCCCAAGGGACCAAAGACGCGAGGGAAGAAAATGGGAAGCAGAATTACGAGAAGACCAGCAAAAGCCGTTCTCTGAGAATGGCTCTGATGGCCGTGTAACAGCTGCTTCATCCCTGCCCGATTCGGTGAGAAAAACCCTAACCCtagacttttaattgaacatacAATGCGAGATTTGAAGCTTTTCTTAGCGCCTTTTGGCAGTGACGGAGGCGTCTCTTTCTCTGGTAATGGTTGTTTTCGTTAGTTGCACCCTCAGGAAAGGGGGAACCCAACGTGCGTGCGCCCTCACTGTTTTGGATTTAACAATTGTAAGCGCACAATTGTAACaccttcaaaaaaaaaacaatgaggaaaaaaaaaaaaagagaaagaaaaacaaaagtatTTCCGTGCAACACTTTACCTCATGAACTACCTGAAAGGcggtaattttattaatttcgtaattattaataattcaaAATCCAATTGTTTGAAAATATTCAGAATAACTATTTGCgtaaaaaatttgattttttttttaaagctgTTTCTCAAATTAAATAAGTACcactcaattattattattttttaaattgaaaattaaagatcgaaaaaggaaaaaaatatttattatgtgaatactttttaattatgattatgttgCTTTAAATTTTACTCGGTGAAATTCATAATATAAGTCGAGCGTTTACGTTACATTTCCCTTTTAACGGCCGTGGGTTCTCCTTCAGAGGAAAATGGCTTTCTTTTTCATGAAGCAGCTAAAGCCTCATCATTACATAATTGCAACATTCATGCGTTATCCGACATGGAAGAAATTGATTCCCTTGCTGGgcccaaaaaatattttgatcgcTTAATTATTAGCACATGAAGTTGTGCAATTTCCCCTTTTCCCCCTACAAGACCATCCAAGCTAATGATAGTTAAGATATGGGCCATGAGATATTCACAGAATGGCATATCAACATCTAGTGAGATCCAAGTTTACAATTACGTTAATAAAATCTACGACGAGAGCTCCATCTACCTACAAAATTACAAATGAAGCTCCCTAGAAAGGCTTCCAGTGACATCTCCCTCCCCTTCTTCAGGAGGAGTAACCCGATGCCTTTTTGCAGTTTGCTGTTCTGATTCTGCCATCACATACTCCTCCATTCTTCGCTTCTCATCTGATTCTGCCATCACATTAACCTGGATCATTTGCTTCTCATCTGATTCTGCCATCACATCATCACACATAGTTTGCACATCACCCCCCATGATCTCTGCTTTTTCTGAGTCTTGATGCAATCCATTTTCTACCATGTCAGTGTCTTTACGCAATGAAGTTGGATTTTCCTGACACCAGGCAAGATCGCCATTCTCATTGGCATCATGCATCCTATCAGGGTCTTCATTACTTCTAATAGCAGCGTTCTCCAGCATCTCACCAGAGCTCACAGCAATTTTTTCTGTCAAACACTCTAGGTTTTCCACTGATTGGGATCTTTGTTGATCGATTTTCTCTTTTTGACACAAATCCAAATCTTTCTCAACGGGGCAATTTTCAATAATTCCTACATCAGAATCATCAGTGGCACATGTTTCTGGGGATGACTTATCATTCTCTCCTTGCATAGAAATTCCTGGATTCCAAGAAGGATCAGTGCCAAAACTACTTGGTGCATTTGGAATAGAACCAGCTTGAGGTGTTATACCAGCAATTTGTTGAAAAATAACGTCTCCAGATGGGAAATACACAAATGGCTCGTCAGCTTCTGCATGATCCTGCTAAAAAACAAGAAAACATGAGCCATAAAATGTACAGGTGTCAGTCAATTTCCCATGGAACTCTTAGTATCATGTactattattttcaaaataaggAGCCTTAAATTGCACAGTTTCTGCTAAGCTAATGATGAAAAATTGATACCTCCATCTCTTGTGACATAGCACCATTAAGACGGTAATAAGATGGCTGGTCAAAAGACGAACAATGTGCAAGCAATGGCCCTGCAGCAACTCCAGGCTCAAAGAATTCCCTTAGAACCAAGCCTGGGTCATTAAGACAATCAGAATTCCTTGCAGAAGATGCTTCCAACAGAGTGATTTCAATCCCTTGACTGGCATCAGAAGTTGATAAATTCCCATGACAAGCTACAGCCCGAGTGCATCCCTCTGAAACAAACTGGACTCTAGTTTCTTTCTCACTATTTTCTGGAAAACTACACTCTGGGTCATCACTACAATCACCAGAAGAGAGTTCCCGGGGGCGATTTTCAAGGAGCTCAGAAATTAACCTCTGGATAAGAGTGCG
This is a stretch of genomic DNA from Manihot esculenta cultivar AM560-2 chromosome 2, M.esculenta_v8, whole genome shotgun sequence. It encodes these proteins:
- the LOC110609799 gene encoding O-fucosyltransferase 31 — its product is MKQLLHGHQSHSQRTAFAGLLVILLPIFFPRVFGPLGRASPSLFSEWIAPKPRHLPLLKAALNRHILSRQQSELWSPLPHQGWRPCTDHSTLPSLPKKSDGYIQVFLDGGLNQQRMGICDAVAVAKILNATLVIPHLEVNPVWQDSSSFVDIFDVDHFIDVLREEISIVKEPPSEYSWSTREYYATGIRATRIKTAPVHASAHWYLENVLPVLQSYGIVAIAPFSHRLAFDKLPTNIQRLRCKVNFEALAFVPHIKSLGDTLVNRLRDPSAASGTEFLKERRGDAEKEGSGKFVVLHLRFDKDMAAHSACDFGGGKAEKLALAKYRQVLWQGRVLNSQFSDEELRSQGRCPLTPEEIGLLLAALGFSNNTRLYLASHKVYGGEARISTLKQLFPMMEDKKSLASAEELAEVEGKASLLAAVDYHVSLQSDIFISASPGNMHNALVGHRAYLNLKTIRPNMVLLGPLFLNKSMEWPEFQLAVVNGHKSRQGQIRLRKEKQSIYTYPVPDCMCQL